In the [Clostridium] colinum genome, one interval contains:
- a CDS encoding helix-turn-helix domain-containing protein has product MFNVVIADLEENHTRGIKSYIDTNFLQFKIKKVFSNEKDFYKYIKSNSIDLIIMEIRFLGVEFFKKMSEISSTYKNTKFIVYGAMSDVDYLEKALDIGAISYTIRPVKPVDLNKCLNVYIGYMKAKETFEKEEKLLSVEYIQNFKLFEDKFLSVLLNESVFDKEEIKSSFEYFNIHITPPYTVAIFRIDYFRKYILNKSQKEKHLISFKLLKIIQSSVNNAKAFINLFNEIVVILGGETELEYILDEMTNIKQKIKEETDICVSCGIGRTYDEPDKIHTSFLEAIAALRYRCIIGYNSVICIEYVEPENTFTASYPYKREQLLVYTAIIGEYEYCLTLLSQIFEQINVYKDKFESILPQVIMSILISINRNAFEQGLKIKPINTFFDTSKVLSLKTIDEAYDFLKVNLKIFCDYINDFRKKIEDETFEKTIQYINQNYFKNINYKILSRQFNYNVKYFKKIFEERTGKHIEEYVAQIRINKAKELISTTNLTDDLIALKIGYDDVNVFRQTFKRLEGILAGDFRYINRDLKNNSHYN; this is encoded by the coding sequence ATGTTTAATGTGGTAATTGCCGATTTAGAAGAAAACCACACTCGAGGTATAAAATCATATATAGATACAAATTTTTTACAATTTAAAATAAAAAAAGTTTTTTCAAACGAAAAAGATTTTTATAAATATATAAAAAGTAACTCTATAGACCTTATAATTATGGAAATAAGATTTTTAGGTGTAGAATTTTTCAAAAAAATGAGTGAAATTTCTTCTACATATAAAAATACAAAATTTATCGTATATGGGGCTATGTCTGATGTAGACTATTTAGAAAAAGCCTTAGACATTGGAGCTATATCTTATACAATAAGACCTGTAAAACCCGTTGATTTAAATAAATGTTTAAATGTCTATATTGGATATATGAAAGCTAAAGAAACTTTTGAAAAAGAAGAAAAGTTATTATCTGTAGAATATATTCAAAATTTTAAACTTTTTGAAGATAAATTTTTATCTGTTTTATTAAATGAAAGTGTATTTGACAAAGAAGAAATTAAATCAAGTTTTGAATATTTTAATATACATATAACCCCTCCATATACAGTTGCTATATTTAGAATAGATTATTTTAGAAAATATATTTTAAATAAATCTCAAAAAGAAAAGCATCTTATAAGTTTTAAGCTTTTAAAAATAATACAATCTAGTGTAAATAATGCAAAAGCTTTTATAAACCTCTTTAATGAAATTGTTGTTATATTAGGTGGAGAAACTGAGCTTGAATATATTTTAGATGAAATGACTAATATAAAACAAAAAATCAAAGAAGAAACAGATATATGTGTTTCTTGTGGTATAGGTAGAACATATGATGAACCAGATAAAATACATACATCTTTTTTAGAAGCAATAGCTGCGCTTAGATATCGTTGTATAATTGGATATAACTCTGTTATATGTATAGAATATGTTGAACCAGAAAACACTTTTACTGCAAGCTACCCTTACAAAAGAGAACAACTTTTAGTCTATACTGCTATTATTGGGGAATATGAGTATTGTTTAACACTACTTAGCCAAATATTTGAGCAAATAAATGTTTATAAAGATAAATTTGAAAGTATATTACCTCAAGTTATTATGTCTATTCTTATATCTATAAATAGGAATGCTTTTGAACAAGGACTTAAAATAAAGCCAATAAATACATTTTTTGATACATCTAAAGTTCTTTCATTAAAAACTATTGATGAAGCTTATGATTTTTTAAAAGTTAACTTAAAAATATTTTGTGATTACATAAATGATTTTAGAAAAAAAATAGAAGATGAAACTTTCGAAAAAACTATTCAATATATAAATCAAAATTATTTTAAAAATATAAACTATAAAATTTTAAGTAGACAATTTAATTATAACGTTAAATATTTCAAAAAAATATTTGAAGAAAGAACTGGAAAACATATAGAAGAATATGTAGCACAAATTAGAATAAATAAAGCTAAAGAGTTAATTTCAACAACTAATTTAACTGATGATTTGATAGCACTTAAAATAGGCTATGATGATGTAAATGTATTTAGACAAACGTTTAAAAGGTTAGAAGGAATATTAGCAGGAGATTTTAGATATATAAACAGAGACTTAAAAAATAATTCACATTACAATTAG
- a CDS encoding flavin reductase family protein has product MSKQIWKPGTILYPVPIVMVSCGDYEKGQKNIITVAWTGTINTDPAMAYISVRPSRYSYDIIKNTGEFVINLTTKNLAFATDYCGVKSGKDVDKFKEMNLTAKKAHNLNCPIIEESPINIECKVKDIVELGTHHMFIANVVSTMADEKYMDENGKFHFDKSEPICYSHGEYYALGDYIGKFGYSVKKK; this is encoded by the coding sequence ATGTCAAAACAAATTTGGAAACCAGGGACTATTCTTTATCCAGTACCAATTGTAATGGTATCTTGTGGAGATTATGAAAAAGGGCAAAAAAATATAATAACTGTTGCGTGGACAGGAACTATTAACACAGACCCTGCTATGGCTTATATATCTGTTAGACCAAGTAGATATTCTTATGATATTATAAAAAACACTGGAGAATTTGTAATAAATCTTACAACTAAAAATTTAGCTTTTGCAACAGATTATTGTGGTGTAAAATCTGGAAAAGATGTTGATAAATTTAAAGAAATGAATTTAACAGCTAAAAAAGCACATAATTTAAATTGTCCTATTATAGAAGAAAGCCCAATAAATATTGAATGTAAAGTAAAAGATATTGTTGAGCTTGGTACACATCATATGTTTATAGCAAATGTAGTATCTACTATGGCAGATGAAAAATATATGGACGAAAATGGAAAATTCCATTTTGACAAAAGTGAACCAATATGTTATTCTCATGGTGAATACTATGCTTTAGGAGATTATATAGGTAAGTTTGGATATTCTGTAAAGAAAAAATAA
- the uvrC gene encoding excinuclease ABC subunit UvrC encodes MFDIEEELKKVPTNSGVYLMFDKDDIVIYIGKAKVLKNRLRQYFRDSSKQNSIKTLSMVKKIKRFEYIITNTEVEALILENNLIKKYDPKYNIRLKDDKTYPYVKITTNEMFPKVFITRKHNNDKAKYFGPFTNSLMLKESIELIHNILPIRSCNLKFPRDLGKNRPCLNYHIGKCLAPCNYHITEEEYNKIISQAIDFFNGKHNEIITFLEKQMTTFSENLEFEKAMEIRDKIFAIKKLEQNQLVENSNIDDKDVIAFVKANYEAMVQIFFVRNGKIIGREQFLLNNVEHMSRSELMENFIKQFYSGTPFIPKEIILQEEITDKETIEQWLSSIKEQKVYITTPKKGEKHKLVEMAYQNALISFERFGDRLKKEQEKTVGALKEISKALGIKKYLKRIEAYDISNTQGIESVGSMVVFEDGKPLKTDYRKFKIKYVVGPNDYASMQEIIKRRFLRYIKENDNNIKNSFKKMPDIIFLDGGKGQISAVFEILTELNINVLICGMVKDDNHKTRGLLFNNKEIELKKSSEAFKLITRIQDEVHRFSIEFHRKSREKTVIKSVLDNIEGIGEKRKKALLKHFGSIDKIKNASIDELLEVDTMSKKTSEAVYNFFRKSL; translated from the coding sequence TTGTTTGATATAGAAGAAGAATTAAAAAAAGTACCTACAAATTCTGGAGTATATTTAATGTTTGATAAAGATGATATTGTTATATATATAGGAAAAGCCAAAGTTTTAAAAAATCGCTTAAGACAATATTTTAGAGATAGTAGCAAACAAAATTCTATTAAAACATTAAGCATGGTAAAAAAAATTAAAAGATTTGAATATATAATTACAAATACAGAAGTTGAAGCACTTATTTTAGAAAATAACCTTATAAAAAAATATGACCCAAAATATAATATACGTTTAAAAGATGACAAAACATATCCTTATGTAAAAATAACAACAAATGAAATGTTCCCTAAAGTTTTTATTACTAGAAAACATAATAATGATAAAGCAAAATATTTTGGTCCTTTTACAAATAGCCTTATGTTAAAAGAAAGTATTGAGCTTATCCATAATATATTACCAATAAGAAGTTGTAATCTTAAATTTCCTAGAGATTTAGGCAAAAATAGACCTTGTTTAAATTATCACATAGGAAAATGTTTAGCTCCTTGTAATTATCATATAACAGAAGAAGAATACAACAAAATAATAAGCCAAGCAATAGACTTTTTTAACGGAAAACATAATGAAATAATCACATTTTTAGAAAAACAAATGACTACATTTTCTGAAAATTTAGAATTTGAAAAAGCTATGGAAATAAGAGATAAAATTTTTGCTATAAAAAAATTAGAACAAAATCAACTTGTAGAAAATTCTAATATAGATGACAAAGATGTAATAGCCTTTGTAAAAGCTAACTATGAAGCTATGGTTCAAATATTTTTTGTTAGAAATGGAAAAATTATTGGTAGAGAACAATTTTTATTAAATAACGTAGAGCATATGTCAAGAAGTGAGCTAATGGAAAATTTTATAAAACAATTTTATAGCGGTACCCCTTTTATACCTAAAGAAATTATCTTACAAGAAGAAATTACAGACAAAGAAACTATAGAACAATGGTTATCTTCTATAAAAGAGCAAAAAGTTTATATTACAACCCCTAAAAAAGGTGAAAAACATAAACTAGTAGAAATGGCTTATCAAAATGCTTTAATAAGCTTTGAACGTTTTGGGGATAGACTAAAAAAAGAACAAGAAAAAACCGTTGGAGCATTAAAAGAAATCTCTAAAGCACTAGGTATAAAAAAATATTTAAAACGTATAGAAGCATATGACATATCAAATACTCAAGGTATAGAATCTGTTGGTTCAATGGTTGTTTTTGAAGATGGTAAACCTCTTAAGACAGATTATAGAAAGTTTAAAATAAAATACGTTGTTGGCCCTAATGACTATGCTAGTATGCAAGAAATAATAAAAAGAAGATTTTTAAGATATATTAAAGAAAATGATAATAATATAAAAAATAGTTTTAAAAAAATGCCTGATATTATATTTTTAGATGGTGGAAAAGGTCAAATAAGTGCTGTTTTTGAAATTCTAACAGAGCTTAATATAAATGTTTTGATATGTGGTATGGTAAAAGATGATAACCATAAAACTAGAGGTCTACTATTTAATAATAAAGAAATAGAATTAAAAAAATCTTCTGAAGCATTTAAACTTATAACAAGAATACAAGATGAAGTTCATAGATTTTCAATAGAATTTCATAGAAAATCTAGAGAAAAAACTGTTATAAAATCCGTATTAGACAATATAGAAGGTATTGGAGAAAAACGAAAAAAAGCATTATTAAAACATTTTGGGTCTATAGATAAAATTAAAAATGCTAGCATTGACGAGCTTTTAGAAGTTGATACTATGAGTAAAAAAACTTCTGAAGCTGTATATAATTTTTTTAGAAAATCTCTTTAA
- a CDS encoding acyl-CoA thioesterase has translation MIFKTNVTVRYQETDQMGVAHHSVYPIWYEEARTNFIKSCLNISYSEIEKMGILLPLSKLNCKYIKPALYEDILTIHTYIKNVSSVKLEFEYKIFKNDELINTGYTEHPFVNKDFKLINLKKENLKLYNIINSAYKN, from the coding sequence ATGATTTTTAAAACAAATGTAACCGTTAGATATCAAGAGACAGACCAAATGGGCGTTGCTCATCACTCTGTTTATCCTATATGGTATGAAGAAGCTAGAACAAATTTTATAAAATCGTGTTTAAATATTTCATACTCTGAAATAGAAAAAATGGGTATATTATTACCTTTAAGCAAGCTTAATTGTAAATATATAAAGCCTGCTTTATATGAAGATATTTTAACTATACATACGTATATAAAAAATGTTTCAAGTGTTAAATTAGAATTTGAATATAAAATATTTAAAAATGATGAGCTTATTAACACAGGTTACACAGAACACCCTTTTGTTAATAAAGATTTTAAACTTATTAATTTAAAAAAAGAAAATTTAAAACTTTATAATATTATAAACTCAGCTTATAAAAATTAA
- a CDS encoding folate family ECF transporter S component, which produces MFNLFKNLFKDSFLELKKTKTIVICGLLLAISLMLNTQSIKIEGVTIITFSFIANSIAGFLFGPIPAAMLGGLTDVLTHIMNPKGAYFFGFTFNAILGGLFYGLFLYKKVYDLKKLVIRIIFCKLTISIIISFVLGTIWLSMISGKGFLVLLPARVFKECFIVPIHCIVMYIVLKTVNKVYNQLNLDIK; this is translated from the coding sequence ATGTTTAATTTATTTAAAAATTTATTTAAAGATTCGTTTTTAGAATTAAAAAAGACTAAAACTATTGTTATTTGTGGACTTTTATTAGCTATTTCTTTAATGCTAAATACTCAGTCCATAAAGATAGAGGGTGTAACTATTATAACATTCTCTTTTATAGCCAACTCAATTGCTGGATTTTTATTTGGACCTATACCAGCTGCTATGTTAGGAGGCTTAACAGATGTTTTAACGCATATTATGAATCCAAAAGGAGCTTATTTTTTTGGTTTTACATTTAATGCTATTTTAGGCGGTCTTTTTTATGGACTATTTCTTTACAAAAAAGTTTATGATTTAAAAAAATTAGTTATAAGAATTATTTTTTGTAAGCTAACAATTAGTATTATTATTAGTTTTGTTTTAGGTACTATTTGGCTTTCTATGATTTCTGGTAAAGGCTTTCTTGTTTTGTTACCAGCTAGAGTATTTAAAGAATGCTTTATTGTTCCTATCCATTGTATAGTTATGTATATTGTTCTAAAAACAGTAAACAAAGTATACAATCAGTTAAATTTAGATATTAAATAA
- a CDS encoding PspC domain-containing protein — protein sequence MEKRLILSKSDKMIAGVCGGIGEYFKIDPTIIRIFFVLLSFIFLGSTIPLYIIFWIIIPSQNIKIPTKKYKEGFYDFSEFDDK from the coding sequence ATGGAAAAAAGACTTATATTATCTAAAAGTGATAAAATGATAGCTGGTGTTTGTGGTGGTATAGGTGAATATTTTAAAATTGACCCTACTATTATAAGAATATTTTTTGTTTTATTATCTTTTATATTTTTGGGCTCTACTATACCTCTATATATTATATTTTGGATTATAATACCAAGCCAAAATATTAAAATACCTACTAAAAAATATAAAGAAGGTTTTTATGATTTTAGTGAATTTGATGATAAATAA
- a CDS encoding MATE family efflux transporter, protein MKNFFSDKIFFKNLFLLVIPIIFQELLNSSVNLVDNFMIGQLGEVAITSVGLANQIFFVFNLILFGINSGAAVFVGQYFGKGDFKGIHKVIGIGIILSILNASIFVLAIILAPEFLMSLYSKDINVIAEGVNYLRVVCLSYFVISFIMAINAALKAIRKTHFPMITTFIALITNIILNYLFIFKLGYGVKGAAMATLCARCVELISQLLIIFGKRLPIITNIKNYFNFNKKFLKSYFEVCTPIILNEIVWATGVSICNMAYKFSGTDAQSAIQITGTIQNLFVVMGVAIGGGCGILLSNVLGYGDIEKAKEYSKKCIILTVIISSIMGLILLVLSPYIINIFNVKDLVKDYTHKLLIVVAVGMIFKTYNYTTIVGILRSGGDTTYTAILDFASVWFIGIPMAFLGAYILDLPIYITYAMVYSEEIVKGFFSSARVKKNKWAKSLV, encoded by the coding sequence ATGAAAAATTTTTTTTCAGACAAAATATTTTTTAAAAATTTATTTTTATTAGTAATACCAATTATATTTCAAGAATTATTAAATTCTTCTGTAAATCTTGTTGATAACTTTATGATAGGACAATTAGGAGAAGTTGCAATTACATCTGTTGGTCTTGCAAACCAAATATTTTTTGTTTTTAACCTTATTTTATTTGGCATAAACAGTGGTGCAGCTGTGTTTGTAGGTCAATATTTTGGAAAAGGAGATTTTAAAGGAATACATAAAGTTATAGGAATTGGTATAATATTAAGCATTTTAAATGCTAGTATATTTGTTTTAGCTATTATTTTAGCTCCAGAATTTTTAATGTCTTTATATTCTAAAGATATAAATGTCATAGCAGAAGGAGTAAATTATTTAAGGGTTGTATGCCTTTCATATTTTGTTATATCATTTATTATGGCAATAAATGCAGCATTAAAAGCTATTAGAAAAACACATTTTCCTATGATAACAACATTTATAGCACTTATTACAAATATTATATTAAATTATTTATTTATATTTAAGTTAGGATATGGTGTAAAAGGGGCAGCTATGGCAACACTTTGTGCAAGGTGTGTTGAGCTTATATCACAACTTTTAATTATATTTGGAAAAAGACTTCCTATTATTACAAATATTAAAAATTACTTTAATTTTAATAAAAAGTTTTTAAAATCATATTTTGAAGTTTGTACACCAATTATTTTAAATGAAATAGTATGGGCTACAGGTGTGTCTATTTGTAATATGGCTTATAAATTTAGCGGTACAGATGCACAATCTGCTATACAAATAACAGGAACTATCCAAAATTTATTTGTTGTTATGGGTGTAGCTATAGGAGGTGGTTGTGGAATATTACTATCTAATGTACTTGGATATGGAGATATAGAAAAAGCAAAAGAGTATTCTAAAAAATGTATAATACTTACTGTTATTATAAGTAGTATTATGGGATTAATTCTTTTAGTTTTATCACCATATATAATTAATATATTTAATGTAAAAGACTTAGTAAAAGATTATACACACAAACTTTTAATAGTTGTTGCTGTTGGTATGATATTTAAAACATATAATTATACAACTATTGTTGGTATATTAAGAAGTGGTGGTGATACAACATATACAGCAATATTAGACTTTGCTAGTGTTTGGTTTATAGGTATTCCAATGGCATTTTTAGGGGCCTATATTTTAGATTTACCTATATATATAACATATGCTATGGTATATTCAGAAGAAATTGTAAAAGGATTTTTTAGTAGTGCTAGAGTTAAGAAAAATAAATGGGCTAAATCTTTAGTTTAA
- a CDS encoding S41 family peptidase produces MKNNKKSFFTGFIFGMVALFVINSFVTNINLIYKRFIAKELTLKQKTAEIQSIVDKYYVNDYDKELMEETMYKGMIASLSDPYSYYLSKNELKQFLESTEGNYVGIGIMVNLTEDGKININKVFKGSPAQESGLKEGDKIVKVEDVVPNIENYQEIISNIKGEEGTKVKITIYREEGNKTFDVSVTRKHVDVPTVEYKTLQDNIGYISISQFDRVTYEQFKEAFDNLSNSNGLIIDLRNNPGGLLTTVNKITDMLVPEGTITYIEDKNGNRDYHKSDANYYNKPLVILVNENSASASEVLSGAVKDFGVGKLVGNTTYGKGVVQNTYQISDGSGVKITMAKYYTPSGICIDGTGIEPHYKVTNLEGSNEDLQLEKAIEVIKNW; encoded by the coding sequence ATGAAAAATAATAAAAAAAGTTTTTTTACAGGATTTATTTTTGGGATGGTAGCTTTATTTGTTATAAATAGTTTTGTAACAAATATAAATTTAATTTATAAAAGATTTATAGCAAAAGAATTAACATTAAAGCAAAAAACAGCAGAAATACAATCAATAGTAGATAAATATTATGTAAATGACTATGATAAAGAGCTTATGGAAGAAACAATGTATAAAGGTATGATAGCTTCTTTAAGCGACCCTTACTCTTATTATCTTTCTAAAAATGAACTTAAACAATTTTTAGAAAGCACAGAGGGAAACTATGTAGGTATTGGTATAATGGTTAATTTAACAGAAGATGGAAAAATTAATATTAATAAAGTATTTAAAGGGTCTCCAGCACAAGAAAGTGGATTAAAAGAAGGGGATAAAATAGTAAAAGTAGAAGATGTTGTTCCAAATATAGAAAACTATCAAGAGATAATATCTAATATAAAAGGTGAAGAGGGTACAAAGGTAAAAATTACTATTTATAGAGAAGAGGGTAATAAAACATTTGATGTAAGTGTTACAAGAAAACATGTAGATGTTCCTACTGTGGAGTATAAAACTTTACAAGACAACATAGGATACATATCAATATCACAATTTGACCGTGTTACATATGAACAGTTTAAAGAAGCATTTGATAATTTATCTAATTCTAATGGGCTTATAATTGACCTTAGAAATAATCCAGGAGGGTTATTAACAACAGTTAATAAAATTACAGATATGCTAGTACCAGAGGGAACAATAACTTATATAGAAGATAAAAATGGTAATAGAGATTATCATAAATCAGATGCTAATTATTATAACAAACCTTTGGTTATACTTGTAAATGAAAATTCTGCATCTGCGTCAGAAGTATTATCAGGCGCTGTTAAAGATTTTGGTGTTGGTAAATTAGTTGGTAATACTACTTATGGAAAAGGTGTTGTACAAAATACATATCAAATAAGTGATGGTAGTGGAGTAAAAATTACTATGGCTAAATATTATACACCTAGTGGTATTTGTATAGATGGAACAGGAATAGAACCACATTATAAAGTAACTAATTTAGAAGGTAGTAATGAAGATTTACAATTAGAAAAAGCAATAGAAGTTATTAAAAATTGGTAA
- a CDS encoding RidA family protein, which produces MKKIHSDKAPKAIGPYSQAMLVNNILYTSGQIPLNLDGEVVGSNISEQTEQVMQNLKAVLEEAGTNFENAIKTTCFLSDMSNFAGFNEIYAKYFTSNPARSCVAVKELPKQVLVEVEVIALVK; this is translated from the coding sequence ATGAAAAAAATACATTCAGACAAAGCACCTAAAGCAATAGGACCTTATTCACAAGCTATGCTAGTAAATAATATTTTATATACATCTGGTCAAATACCTTTAAATTTAGATGGTGAAGTAGTAGGTAGTAATATAAGTGAACAAACAGAGCAAGTTATGCAAAATTTAAAAGCTGTTTTAGAAGAAGCAGGTACAAATTTTGAAAATGCTATAAAAACTACTTGCTTTTTATCAGATATGTCAAATTTTGCAGGATTTAATGAAATATATGCTAAATATTTTACTTCTAATCCAGCTCGTTCTTGTGTAGCGGTAAAAGAATTGCCAAAACAAGTTTTAGTTGAAGTTGAAGTTATTGCTTTAGTTAAATAA
- a CDS encoding PTS transporter subunit EIIB, with protein sequence MTKIDLNSPTEDYAKIILQGLGGKDNIKFMTNCITRLRLVLNDISKIDEDLLIKKTGATKIIINENDVHVVYGIHVEKIKKAIDEAIKNEKSNEGYVGDVNVKKILQGIGGKDNIKDLTNCMTRLRLVLNDVSKIDENLLISETFASKVIVIDEHNVHIVYGLKIEEIRNALEKELKNI encoded by the coding sequence ATGACTAAAATTGATTTAAATTCCCCTACTGAAGATTATGCTAAAATAATTTTACAAGGTCTTGGTGGTAAAGATAATATCAAATTTATGACAAACTGTATAACTAGACTAAGACTTGTCTTAAATGATATATCTAAAATAGATGAAGATTTATTAATAAAAAAGACTGGTGCTACTAAAATCATTATAAATGAAAATGATGTTCACGTTGTTTATGGAATACACGTAGAAAAAATAAAAAAAGCTATAGATGAAGCTATAAAAAATGAAAAGTCTAACGAAGGTTATGTTGGTGATGTTAATGTAAAAAAAATATTGCAAGGTATTGGTGGTAAAGATAATATTAAAGATTTAACAAACTGTATGACTAGATTAAGACTTGTTTTAAACGATGTATCTAAAATAGATGAAAATTTATTAATAAGTGAAACCTTTGCTAGTAAAGTAATCGTTATAGATGAGCATAATGTTCATATTGTTTATGGATTAAAAATTGAAGAAATAAGAAACGCTCTAGAAAAAGAACTTAAAAATATCTAA
- the gatB gene encoding Asp-tRNA(Asn)/Glu-tRNA(Gln) amidotransferase subunit GatB: MDYKVNIGLEVHIELLTKHKMFCMCKNNFGDIPNKNICPICTGLPGSLPVPNRDAIYLAVKAGLATNCIIDKKIIFDRKNYFYKDLPKGYQITQFFNPICRNGYISLSNKNINIKEIHMEEDAGKSKNNIIDYNRAGVPLLELVTMPDFENEEEVIEFLNILKEILVFCNISDCKIQEGSMRVDINLSVRKENEPMGNRVEIKNVGSFKSIRNAIKYEIKRHIELLESGKTINTETRKFDENSNKTVFMRNKESINDYCYFKDPDITPINLSNDFIKNIAKTIPTLPQEKRKIYKNLYNLSIDDINIVLYNPKINSLFEELVNKTNKPKEVVNLISSELFKILNEKNLNIDTLNFNTNYISSLINIFLDNKISRDTYKKVFLEIIVNNINPINFIKENNLYLIEDTKFIEDTIINIINENTKSVLDYKSGKEKALKYLIGQCMKAFKGKCDIKLIEKLLLKHIT; the protein is encoded by the coding sequence ATGGATTATAAAGTTAATATTGGCTTAGAAGTTCATATAGAACTACTTACTAAACATAAAATGTTTTGTATGTGTAAAAATAACTTTGGTGATATACCAAATAAAAATATCTGCCCTATTTGTACAGGGCTACCTGGTAGTTTACCAGTACCTAATAGAGATGCTATATATCTTGCTGTTAAAGCTGGTTTAGCTACAAACTGTATAATAGATAAAAAAATAATATTTGATAGAAAAAACTATTTTTATAAAGATTTACCTAAAGGATACCAAATAACTCAATTTTTTAATCCTATTTGTAGAAATGGATATATTAGTTTATCAAATAAAAATATAAACATCAAAGAAATTCATATGGAAGAAGATGCAGGAAAAAGTAAAAATAATATTATAGACTATAATCGTGCTGGTGTTCCTCTATTAGAGCTTGTTACTATGCCTGATTTTGAAAATGAAGAAGAAGTTATAGAATTTTTAAATATTTTAAAAGAAATTTTAGTTTTTTGTAATATATCCGATTGTAAAATCCAAGAAGGGTCTATGCGTGTAGATATAAACTTATCTGTTAGAAAAGAAAATGAGCCTATGGGAAATAGAGTTGAAATTAAAAATGTAGGCTCTTTTAAATCTATAAGAAATGCTATTAAATATGAAATAAAAAGACATATAGAATTATTAGAATCTGGTAAAACTATAAATACAGAAACTAGAAAATTTGATGAAAATAGCAATAAAACTGTTTTTATGCGAAATAAAGAATCTATTAATGACTATTGTTATTTTAAAGACCCAGATATAACACCTATAAATTTATCTAATGATTTTATAAAAAATATAGCTAAAACTATACCTACATTACCACAAGAAAAACGAAAAATTTATAAAAATTTATATAATTTATCTATTGATGATATTAATATAGTTCTATATAATCCTAAAATAAACTCTTTATTTGAAGAATTAGTAAATAAAACAAATAAACCTAAAGAAGTTGTAAATCTTATATCTAGCGAGCTATTTAAAATATTAAATGAAAAAAATTTAAATATTGATACTTTAAATTTTAATACTAATTATATATCAAGCCTTATAAATATATTTTTAGATAATAAAATCTCAAGAGACACTTATAAAAAAGTATTTTTAGAAATAATAGTTAATAATATTAATCCTATTAATTTTATAAAAGAAAATAACTTGTATTTAATAGAAGATACAAAATTTATAGAAGATACTATTATAAATATAATAAATGAAAATACTAAAAGTGTTTTAGACTATAAAAGTGGTAAAGAAAAAGCATTAAAGTATTTAATAGGACAATGTATGAAAGCTTTTAAAGGAAAATGTGATATAAAGCTTATAGAAAAATTATTATTAAAGCATATAACTTAA